The DNA window TTCCGACGTCGAGCCGGAACGCCCGTGATAGCCGCGCGCGAGTGCCGGGCCCGCCAGATACAGCTCACCGGTGACACCAGGGGGCACCGGGTGCAACCGCTCATCGAGCACCGCCGCCCACCCGCCGGGTACCGGACGGCCGATCGTGACCCGTTGTCCCGCAAGCAGAGTCGTATAGGTGGCGCCGATCGTCGCCTCGGTCGGACCGTATCCGTTGATGAAGCGGCGACCCGGCTGCCACCTGGCCAGCAGTTCGGGAGTGGTGGCCTCGCCACCTGCCGACACCACCTCCAAGTTGTCCAGGCCGGAAGGATCGACAGTGCCGAGCAGCGCCGGGGTGATGATCGTATGCGTCACCCGTTCGCCGCACAGCAGGTCATGCAGTTCGGTGCCGCCGACGATCTCCGGTGCGGCGATCACCAGGGTGGCGCCGCTGTAGAAGGCGCTGGACCACTCCTCGACCGATTGGTCGAAACTCGGCGAACACACATGCAGCATCCGATGTTCCGGCCCGAGTCCGAGCATGTCGACGGTGTGGCCGATGAGTCCGCCGAGCCCGGCGTGGGTGACCGCGACCCCCTTGGGTAATCCCGTCGACCCCGACGTGTAGATCACATAGGCCGGATGCGACATGCGCAGCGGCGCACGACGGTCCGCGTCGGTCACCGCGGCCGCCGAGTGGGCGGCGCAGCGAGCGAGCACGGCAGGATCATCGAACACCAGCCAGTCCACCGCGTCGGGTAGACCGGCCTGCCGAGCGACCGTAATGCCCACCACCGCACCGGAATCGGCCACCATGTGCCGCACCCGGTCCACCGGATAGGTCGGATCGATCGGCAGATACGCGCCACCCGCCTTGGCAACCGCCCATACCGCGGCGATCATCTCGTACGAACGTCGCATCGCCAGCGCCACCACCGTCTCCGGCGCGACACCTCGATCGATCAGTACGCGCGCCAGACGCGACGACAGCTCGTCGAGCTCACCGTAGGTGAACGCCCGCCCCGCGTCGCGCACCGCGACTCGATCACGCCCGAAATCGACTCCCCGGGCCAGCAGATCCGGCAGCAGCCCGACGGCAACCGGGGCGCCGCCATCCATCCGGGTCAGCCACTTGTACTCGTCGTCGGCCAACAGCGGCAGATCGCTCACCCGCGCCGTGGGCTGGTCCACGATCGCCGCCAGCACCCGAACGAACCGCCGGGCAAACATTTCCGCTGTACCGTCATCGAAAAGATCACGCACGAAAGACATCTCGCCGCGCATCTGGGCCGAGTCACCATCGGCGGCCGAGATGGCCAGTGCCAGATCCCCGACCGCATCCGACGGACTCTCGAACGACAGCGCCACCTGGAACAGGGGATGCCGACCCGGCGACCGCCGCGCTCCCAGCAGATCGACCAACTCGTCGAATGGAATACCGGCGTGCGCCAAACCTTGCAGTTCATCCTGGTGCGCGTCCGGTAGGAGGTCGACGAAGCGAGCGCACCGATCCACGCGGGTACGCAGTACCAGCTCGGCTCGGTGGCCGCCCGGCATCGGTGTCCCGATCGCGATGTCGTCGGCGCCTGATAGTCGCGCGAGCACTACCGCCAATGCCGTGCGCACCACCGCGGACCATGTCACGTCCGCCGTGCGCGCAAGCCGTCGTAAACCCAGGTGCACCTCGTTCGGCACCGAGAACTCCACCCGCCCACGGACATCGGACCGCACCGCGATGCGCGGCCGCTGCGTTGGCAGCTCCAGCCGATCGGGCAGGCCCGCCAATGCGGTGCGCCAGTACCGGGACCTGGTGATCGGGTCGTCCAATTCGGCGTCGAACAGCAGCGCGGTATCGGCCGCGGTACGGTCCGGTGTCGCGAGGAGATCGCCGAGCACGCGGCGAAGCCGATCGGCCACGGCCTGCGCTGTCGCGTCGGCGACGATATCGCGCCGGTACTTCACCTGCACCAGCGTGCGGGTATTCAGGAAGACGACAACGGTGATCGGATAGTGCGTGAAATCGGCCCCGCGCATTTCCTCGATCCGCAACCCGTCGATGGCGCCGCTGGCCTGCTGCAGCCCCTCGGCGTCGACTGGGTAGGACTCGAAGACCAGCATGGTGTCGAACAGTTCACCATGGGGGATGGCAGCCGACGGAGCTTGCGTAGTCGGCGGGGTGGGTGAGCACGGCGGGATGGCAGCCGACGGAGCTTGCGTAGTCGGCGGGGTGGGTGAGCACGGCGGGACGGCGGCCGACGGAGCTTGCGTAGACGGCGGGGTGGCGATGCGTTGGATCGCGCCGAGTCCGATGTGGTGATGTTCCAGCAGCGACGCCTGCTCGGCCTGCAACCTGTCCACCAGGGCCCGCACCGTCGTATCCCGATCGAACCGGATCCGCACCGGGATGGCATCCACGAACAGGCCGATCATGTCGCCGATGCCGTCGAGTTGCGGTGGTCTGCCGGAGACGGTCGCGCCGAATACGACATCGTCGCGTCCGGTGCTACCGGCGATGACCAGACCCCACGCCGCCTGTATCACCGTGTTGGCGGTGACCTCGGCCGTAGCCGCGTACGCGGTGAGCGCCGAGGTCTGTGCGGTCGACAGATCGAATTCACAGAGGCCGAACCCGTCGCCGGCTGCCGCGGGCCACGCCAGTTCAGGGGCGAGCATGGTGGCGGTGGCGCCTGTCAACACGTCCGACCAGGCGCGTACCGCGGCCTCCCGGTCTTGCTGCGCGAGCCACCGCAGGTAGTCGCGGTAGGGCCGTACCGGCGCGAGCAGTGCTGTGTCGCCGCCGGTCGCGTACAGGACCAGGAGCTCCTTCATCAACAACGGCATCGACCAGCCGTCGAGCAGGATGTGGTGTCCGGTCAACACGAGGTGGCTGTGCTTACCCACCCCGCCGACTCCGCCGTCTGCCATCCCCGAGTGTCCGGAGTCGGTGGTGTACACAGTGAACCGCAGCAGCGGCGCCACCGCCGGATCGAATCCGCGGCGGCGCTCGGCAACCAGCAGGTCCGGCAGCTCGGCATCGGACACGCCGTCGACAATCTGCCACGGCACCTCGACCCCGTCCACCACCAGCTGCACCGGCGTCCCGTCGACCGTGGGTACGAAGGCCGACCGCAGGTTCGCGTGCCGGTCCAGAATGGTCTGCGCGGCTCGGCGCAACCGACCCATATCCAGCTCGCCCGTCAGCCGCGCCGCCAGCTGGATGATGTAGGCGTCGACCGAACCGTCCAGTAGCTCGATAAGCACCCGCAGCGAGCCCTGCAGCGGCGACAGCGGCAGCACATCCGACAATCCAGGATGGTTCCGCCGCCACTGGTCCAACTCGACCTGGGCGACTCGCACCAGCGGCACATCCGACGGAGTCAGACCGCCGGCAGCCGGATCCGTCGAGTGGGCGGCAATCGCGGTGAGCGCGGCCAGCCAGTCCTCGGCCAGCTCGCGCACCGCCGCCTGGTCGAGAATCGCGGCGGCAAAGGTGAACGACGCCACCATCCGCGGGCCGTCCGAGGTATCGCTGACGATCGTGTTGATGTCGATCACCGCGGACAGTGGGAGGTCCGGATTCGGCTCTGCGGCAATGGCTCCCAGTTCTCCAGTCGGCAACCAGCCCGCATCCGACAGACCGTCGGCCACCGCACCGGCGGAGACGCGGCCGAGGTAGTTGAAGCTGATCTGCCCGAGATCACCGGCCAGCGCGTCGGCGGTATCGGGATTCAGATGCCGAAGTAGGCCGAAACCGATGCCTCGATCCGGCACGGAAAGCAGTTGCTCCTTCACCGATTTCAGCACCGCGGCGGTCGCCTCGCCACCGGCGAGGGCGGCCGCGGTGTCGATCCCGGACAGGTCGATAGCCACCGGACTGACGCTGGTGAACCAGCCCACAGTGCGGGTCAGGTCAGCCCCGGGCACCGCGTCTTCCTCGCGACCGTGCCCCTCGATCCGCAGCCGAGTGACCGGAGCATCGATACCGCGCCGCGCCCGCCAAGAACGCACCGCCATCGCGAGCGCCGCGAGCAGACTGTCGTTGGCACCGCCTTGGTACAGCGCGGGAACCTTGGTGAGCACCGCGTCGGCGACCTCGACCGGAACCCGGATATCGAACACGCCCCTGGTCTCGAAGGCATCGGCGACCGGGTCCAGGGCACGCGCACCGAGCAGCGGATCCGGCGTGGCCAACACCCGCTGCCAATAACCGACCTCGGCGGCACGGTCGGCCGTGGCGGCCGCTTCCACCAAACCGTGCGCCCAGCGCCGGAAGGAGGTGCCGACGGTGGGCAATGCCACCGGCTGCCCGGCGGTGCGCTGCGCCCACGCCAGCACCAGATCCGGGATCAGGATGCGCCACGACACACCATCGATCACATAGTGATGGACCGCGACGGCTACCGCATCGCGCGCATCGGGCCTGCGCAGCCACGTGAAGGTGATCATCCGGCCCGCGGCGGGATCCAACGCGGCCAACGCGGAATCCATGGCCGCGTTGGCAATTCGGTTCAGCTCGGCCTGGTCGACACCAGCGGGCACCTCGACCTCGGCTACCGGCGCATCGGCCTCGACGGCAGCACGCGCCAACACCTCGAACCGCCACGACCCGTCCACCTGCCACACCCGCGAGCGCAGCACATCATGATGATCGAGCACCGCGCCGACAGTGGCCACCATACCCGCGCGATCGATCCCCTCCGGCAAGCCGAGCACCATGCTCTGGGCGAACCGACTGAACGAACCGTTGGCGAGGAACCAAGCAAGCACCGGTGTCAGCGGAACCGCGCCGACACCACCGCCGGGCAACTCCGCCAACACCACCGCCGCCGACTCGTCACCGACCACGGCAACACGAGCCAACCCAGCAACTGTCTTCTGCTCGAACACATCTCGCGCGGTGAACACCATCCCCGCTGCCTTGGCCCGCGACACCAACTGGATCGACATGATGCTGTCACCACCGACCGAGAAGAACGAATCGTCCACCCCGACCCGCTCCACACCCAGCACCTGCGCGAAGAGCTCGGCAAGGCGCGACTCCACCGCACCGACCGGAGCACGCGACACCGTCGACGTGAACACCGGCTCCGGCAACGCTTTACGGTCCAGCTTTCCATTCGAAGTCAACGGAATCCGGTCCAGCACCACAATCGCCGCGGGCACCATATGCGAAGGCAGAATCCCCGCCGCATACTCTCGCAGCCCGACCGGATCCACGACCCGCCCCGGCGCCGCGAGCGCATACGACACCAACGCCGTTGCACCACCTGGCATTTCACGACCCAGGGTGACCACGAAATCGATATCGCCATGCCGGCCGAGCACCGTATCGATCTCGCCGAGCTCGACACGGAAACCGCGGACCTTCACCTGGAAATCAGCGCGACCGACATAGTCGAGCTGCCAATCCGCCGACGGAAGGGCCACATTCCCCGCCCGATCCTCGGGTGCCGCGTACCAGCGCACGAGGTCGCCGGTGCGATACATCCGCGAACCCGGCCCACCCCAGGGATTGGCGACAAACCGATCCGCGGACAACCCGGCACGGTTCCAGTAGCCACGAGCCAACGCGGCACCGGCCAGATACAGCTCACCCGCAACCCCGGGCGGTACCGGATTCAACCGCGAATCCAGCACGAACGCCGAGCTACCCAGAATCGGCTTACCGATCGTGATGTGCTGCCCCGCAACCAGTTCCACATTCGACGACATGACCGTCGCCTCGGTCGGACCGTAGGCGTTGAACAACCGGCGGCCCGGCTGCCACTTGGCCAACAGCTCCGGGGTCAGGACATCCCCGCCCACGAACAGCACTTCCATCTGGTCCACACCGGCCGGGTCGACCGTGCCGAGCACCGCGGGGGTGATGATCGTGTGCGTCACCCTCTCGGTCCGCAGCAACTCACCGAGTTCGGGTCCGCCCAGGACAGTCGACGGCACGATCACCAACCTCGCCCCGACCGAGAACGCGCACATCCATTCCATCACCGACGGATCGAAACTCGGTGAACAGACATGCAGGTACCGATGGTGCGGCTGGAGGCGGTATTGACCGACCGAATGTTCGACCAAACCGCTCAACCCGCCATGGGTTACCGCGACCCCCTTGGGCAAGCCCGTCGAGCCCGAGGTGTAGATCACGTAGGCCGGATGCTGCGTCCGTAACGGCGCAATCCGCTCGCCATCGGTCACCGTGTCGGTGGACTTGCCAGCGCACAACACCGCGGTCGCCGGTGCATCCAGCACCAGCCAATCCACCTCATCGGGTAACCGGTCGACATAGTCCGACCCGGTAATGCCCAGGGCCGCACCAGAGTCCGTCAACATGTGCCGCACCCGATCCGCGGGATGAGCCGGGTCGACCGGCAGGTGCGCACCACCGGCCTTGGCGATCGCGACTGCTACCAGCACCATCTCGTAGGAACGGGGCAGCGACACCGCGACCGGCAGTTCGGGACCGACACCCCGATCGATCAAGACTCTCGCCAACCGCGAGGACTGTTCGTCGAGTTCGCCATAACTGATCGACCGACCCTGGTATCGCACCGCAACCCGGTCCCGCCCCAGGGCGACTCCACGGGTCAGCAGATCAGGCAGCAACCGGGGCGACCGCACATCATCGTCGTGGACCTGGGTCAGCAGGGCCAGTTCGTCGTCGCCGAGCAACGGCAGGTCACCGATCGGGTCCCCGGGGCGGTCTACCGCGGCTGCCAGCAGCCGGAGGAATCGCTCGGCGAAAACCTCCACGGTGCGCCGGTCGAACAGATCGGACGCGAAAGAGAGGTTCGCGGCGATGCCCGCACCGTCTCGGTTCTCCCGAATGTGCAGCGACAGATCGAGCGACCCGCGTGCGACGGGAGTCCGATCACCGGCGGACAACATCGTCTGTACCAGCGGGTGACGCGCATCCGACCGGACCGGATCCAGTAATGCCACCAACCCGTCGAAGGGCAGGTCGGCTCGTGCGAATGCCTGTAGGGCAATGTCTTTCGCCTTCGCGAGCAGATCGTCGAAGGAGATTTCACCTGGCACTCTGGTGCGCAGTACCAGCGTGTTGACCGATCCGCTCGTTTCCGCGGGGGTGCCGATCGCGATGTCATCGGTACCCGATAGTCGCGCAAGCAGTACCGCGAAGGTCGCGTGTACGACGGTGAACACCGTCGTGTCACGTGTCCGCGCGACATGGTGTAGTCGGTGCTGCAGATCCGCACCGATCTCGAACTCGACGCCGGACTCCGCAAGAGAGGACGCCGCAGGCCTTGGGCGATCCGTGGGCAGGTTCAGCTCATCCGGCAGCCCCTCGAGCGCGGTGCGCCAGTAGCGCGTCTGCGAGATCAGATCGCTGCGCTCATCGAAGATCCGATTGATTTCCGCCGGCGTGCGCTCGGGCGTCGCCACGAATGCACCGATCAGCACCCGCAACCGGTCGGCGAGCGCCTGCGCGGTCGCGGTGGTGATCATGTCGTGCCGATGTTGCACCCGCACATGCAGTTGGGTGCCCATCTCGACCTGGACAGCCACCGGATAGTGGGTGAAGTTGCCACCTTGGAGATCGACGACTTCCAGCCCGTCGATCGTCCCCTGGGCCTGCCGCAAACCATCGGTGTCGACGGGATACGACTCGAAGGCCACGAGAGAATCGAACAACTCACCAGCACCAGCGGCCCGCTGAATATCGGCCAACCCGATGTGATGACAGTCGAGCAGCGAAGCCTGTTCGGACTGAAGCCGAATCAGCATTTGCCGCACCGGCGCATCGGAGTCGACCCGAACCCGAACGGGGATGGTGTTCGCGAACAGGCCGACCATTTCGTCGACCCCGTCGACCTGCGGCGGCCGCCCGGAAACCACCGCGCCGAACACGACATCATCGCCACCGGCACAGGCCGCGAGCACCAGACCCCATGCTGCCTGGACCACTGTATTGACGGTGACCTCGGTCGCGGCGGCGAACCTCAGCAGCGCCGCTGTCTCCGCGGGTGACAGATCGGCGGCGCAAACCCCGTGGCCATCGGCGGTCGTCGCGGGCGGCGGCATGGTCGCGGCCAGCCGAGTCGGCGTCAGACCTGCCAGCGCTTCGCGCCACGTCTGCATGGTGGCGTCCCGGTCGTATCGCGCCAGCCAGGCGAGATAGTCCCGATACGGCCTGACTCGCGGCAGCGGCGTCGTAGCGACTGCTTGCGGGTCGCTCGAAAGGGTCGAATCACCGTCGGCCGCATAGGAAACCAGTAGTTCCTTCATCAGCAACGGCATCGACCAGCCGTCCAACAGAATGTGATGCGCGGTCAATACCAGATGTACGCGTCCGGAGTCCGTGCGATACACCGTGAATCGCAGCAGTGGCGCCACCGTCGGATCGAATCCGAGGCGCGCTTCGGCGGCCAGTAGCGACGCCGGATCGGTGTCCGGTACGTCGACGATCCGCCACGGGACCGCCAGACCCTCGGCAACGATCTGGACCGGGGTGCCCTCGGCCGAAGTACCGAACGCGGCCCGCAGGATCATATGCCGATCCAGCACCGCTTGCGCCGCCCGACGCAGGCGATCCAGATCGATCACGCCGGACAACTCGACCGCCAACTGCAGCAGATAGGGATCTGCCGAATCGTCCGAAAGCTGTATCAGGAAAAGCAATCCGAGCTGCAGGGGCGACAGCGGCAGGACATCGACCAGTCCCGGGTGCTCGCGCTGCCAGATATCGAGCTCACCCTGGGTGATCCGCACGAGCGGGACATCCGCCGGCGTCAGGCCACCGGCCGCGGGATCGTGTACATGTCCGGCAAGCATGGTCAGTGCGGCCACCCAGTACTCGGCCAGCTCCCGCACGGCGGCCTCGTCGAGGATCTCCGACGCATACGCGAACGACGCATTCATCTGCGCGCCTGCGTCGGTATCGGTCACGATCGCGTTGATATCCACCACGGCGGGCGCGGGCATCGCCCGATCTTGGTCGGCCTCCGGTGCGCCCCAGTCGGCGGTCGGCAG is part of the Nocardia sp. NBC_00565 genome and encodes:
- a CDS encoding amino acid adenylation domain-containing protein translates to MQLLLAAVESAADSIAISYNPTGEPADQCELTYTELDESSSRLARELIDRGVGPGDIVAVGFTRSIESVLAVWAIAKTGAAYVPVDPTLPPERSAYIIADSRAVLGLTNSTHRSRLGTGIDWLDIDDPLHRERIAARPAHPISYVDRVRTPTEQHPAYVIYTSGSTGRPKGVVVTHAGLAMLVNAQRERYAVDGDSRVLHVCSPSFDVSVLELLLAFSSGATLVVSPPTVFGGADLADLLRRERVTHMLITPAALESVDPVGLDALRVVVVAGDAFGPGLVERWAVAGRSFYNAYGPTEVTILATGSAELVPRQPITIGTALAGVGAVVLDSRLRPVPAEVTGELYLSGPALAQGYLGRAALTAERFVANPFGGEAGSPGVRMYRTGDLVRRRIADGAIEYLGRSDFQVKIRGFRIELGEIDAALTDHPDIEYAATLGKVAPSGATVLVSYVLPRNGISIDAGELLRFAGAALPGHMVPSAIVVLDAIPLTSNGKLDRQALPEPVFEAAVSRAPVGAVESRLAELYAQVLGVRVGAQDSFFAAGGDSILSIQLVSRARAAGIVFTPQDVFEQRTVAGLARVAVVGAEPVPRLAEFPGGGIGEIPLTPVLAAYLAGGRSFGRFTQHMVLALPEHIDRAGVVATLAAVLDHHDMLRARVWSADGRWQLRTLPPGAVDVDALLTRIDLPAGLNIDELCGTASAAMDSALETLDPASARMIACTWLSRPDGRDALIIAAHHYVIDGVSWRILISDLVTAWAQRDGGHRIALPGVGTSFRRWAHGLVEAATAADRTSELSYWRQVLAVADPLLGTRALDPGVDTAATVRHFTVAVPAEVTHAVLTELPMLYRGGANDGLLAALALAVRSWRAKRGVDAAATRVRLEGHGREETAVAGADLNRTVGWFTSMYPVVLDLSGIDADAAWDNGDVTAAMLKAVKEQLLAVPDKGIGFGMLRYLDTEVADELDGALGQIGFNYLGRISAGDLPEGLTDRSWLPTADWGAPEADQDRAMPAPAVVDINAIVTDTDAGAQMNASFAYASEILDEAAVRELAEYWVAALTMLAGHVHDPAAGGLTPADVPLVRITQGELDIWQREHPGLVDVLPLSPLQLGLLFLIQLSDDSADPYLLQLAVELSGVIDLDRLRRAAQAVLDRHMILRAAFGTSAEGTPVQIVAEGLAVPWRIVDVPDTDPASLLAAEARLGFDPTVAPLLRFTVYRTDSGRVHLVLTAHHILLDGWSMPLLMKELLVSYAADGDSTLSSDPQAVATTPLPRVRPYRDYLAWLARYDRDATMQTWREALAGLTPTRLAATMPPPATTADGHGVCAADLSPAETAALLRFAAATEVTVNTVVQAAWGLVLAACAGGDDVVFGAVVSGRPPQVDGVDEMVGLFANTIPVRVRVDSDAPVRQMLIRLQSEQASLLDCHHIGLADIQRAAGAGELFDSLVAFESYPVDTDGLRQAQGTIDGLEVVDLQGGNFTHYPVAVQVEMGTQLHVRVQHRHDMITTATAQALADRLRVLIGAFVATPERTPAEINRIFDERSDLISQTRYWRTALEGLPDELNLPTDRPRPAASSLAESGVEFEIGADLQHRLHHVARTRDTTVFTVVHATFAVLLARLSGTDDIAIGTPAETSGSVNTLVLRTRVPGEISFDDLLAKAKDIALQAFARADLPFDGLVALLDPVRSDARHPLVQTMLSAGDRTPVARGSLDLSLHIRENRDGAGIAANLSFASDLFDRRTVEVFAERFLRLLAAAVDRPGDPIGDLPLLGDDELALLTQVHDDDVRSPRLLPDLLTRGVALGRDRVAVRYQGRSISYGELDEQSSRLARVLIDRGVGPELPVAVSLPRSYEMVLVAVAIAKAGGAHLPVDPAHPADRVRHMLTDSGAALGITGSDYVDRLPDEVDWLVLDAPATAVLCAGKSTDTVTDGERIAPLRTQHPAYVIYTSGSTGLPKGVAVTHGGLSGLVEHSVGQYRLQPHHRYLHVCSPSFDPSVMEWMCAFSVGARLVIVPSTVLGGPELGELLRTERVTHTIITPAVLGTVDPAGVDQMEVLFVGGDVLTPELLAKWQPGRRLFNAYGPTEATVMSSNVELVAGQHITIGKPILGSSAFVLDSRLNPVPPGVAGELYLAGAALARGYWNRAGLSADRFVANPWGGPGSRMYRTGDLVRWYAAPEDRAGNVALPSADWQLDYVGRADFQVKVRGFRVELGEIDTVLGRHGDIDFVVTLGREMPGGATALVSYALAAPGRVVDPVGLREYAAGILPSHMVPAAIVVLDRIPLTSNGKLDRKALPEPVFTSTVSRAPVGAVESRLAELFAQVLGVERVGVDDSFFSVGGDSIMSIQLVSRAKAAGMVFTARDVFEQKTVAGLARVAVVGDESAAVVLAELPGGGVGAVPLTPVLAWFLANGSFSRFAQSMVLGLPEGIDRAGMVATVGAVLDHHDVLRSRVWQVDGSWRFEVLARAAVEADAPVAEVEVPAGVDQAELNRIANAAMDSALAALDPAAGRMITFTWLRRPDARDAVAVAVHHYVIDGVSWRILIPDLVLAWAQRTAGQPVALPTVGTSFRRWAHGLVEAAATADRAAEVGYWQRVLATPDPLLGARALDPVADAFETRGVFDIRVPVEVADAVLTKVPALYQGGANDSLLAALAMAVRSWRARRGIDAPVTRLRIEGHGREEDAVPGADLTRTVGWFTSVSPVAIDLSGIDTAAALAGGEATAAVLKSVKEQLLSVPDRGIGFGLLRHLNPDTADALAGDLGQISFNYLGRVSAGAVADGLSDAGWLPTGELGAIAAEPNPDLPLSAVIDINTIVSDTSDGPRMVASFTFAAAILDQAAVRELAEDWLAALTAIAAHSTDPAAGGLTPSDVPLVRVAQVELDQWRRNHPGLSDVLPLSPLQGSLRVLIELLDGSVDAYIIQLAARLTGELDMGRLRRAAQTILDRHANLRSAFVPTVDGTPVQLVVDGVEVPWQIVDGVSDAELPDLLVAERRRGFDPAVAPLLRFTVYTTDSGHSGMADGGVGGVGKHSHLVLTGHHILLDGWSMPLLMKELLVLYATGGDTALLAPVRPYRDYLRWLAQQDREAAVRAWSDVLTGATATMLAPELAWPAAAGDGFGLCEFDLSTAQTSALTAYAATAEVTANTVIQAAWGLVIAGSTGRDDVVFGATVSGRPPQLDGIGDMIGLFVDAIPVRIRFDRDTTVRALVDRLQAEQASLLEHHHIGLGAIQRIATPPSTQAPSAAVPPCSPTPPTTQAPSAAIPPCSPTPPTTQAPSAAIPHGELFDTMLVFESYPVDAEGLQQASGAIDGLRIEEMRGADFTHYPITVVVFLNTRTLVQVKYRRDIVADATAQAVADRLRRVLGDLLATPDRTAADTALLFDAELDDPITRSRYWRTALAGLPDRLELPTQRPRIAVRSDVRGRVEFSVPNEVHLGLRRLARTADVTWSAVVRTALAVVLARLSGADDIAIGTPMPGGHRAELVLRTRVDRCARFVDLLPDAHQDELQGLAHAGIPFDELVDLLGARRSPGRHPLFQVALSFESPSDAVGDLALAISAADGDSAQMRGEMSFVRDLFDDGTAEMFARRFVRVLAAIVDQPTARVSDLPLLADDEYKWLTRMDGGAPVAVGLLPDLLARGVDFGRDRVAVRDAGRAFTYGELDELSSRLARVLIDRGVAPETVVALAMRRSYEMIAAVWAVAKAGGAYLPIDPTYPVDRVRHMVADSGAVVGITVARQAGLPDAVDWLVFDDPAVLARCAAHSAAAVTDADRRAPLRMSHPAYVIYTSGSTGLPKGVAVTHAGLGGLIGHTVDMLGLGPEHRMLHVCSPSFDQSVEEWSSAFYSGATLVIAAPEIVGGTELHDLLCGERVTHTIITPALLGTVDPSGLDNLEVVSAGGEATTPELLARWQPGRRFINGYGPTEATIGATYTTLLAGQRVTIGRPVPGGWAAVLDERLHPVPPGVTGELYLAGPALARGYHGRSGSTSERFVANPWGAPGDRMYRTGDLVRWVEVPDAAATGWELEYLGRTDFQVKIRGFRIELGEIDAVLAAHPDVDYVVTLGRENPSGATILVSYVMGRALDPDQLVRWAARSLPSHMVPVSVVVLDEVPLTAVGKLDRNALPEPQFAARTYREPSTVTERAVADVFAEVLGIERIGADDNFFELGGNSLLATRVTARLGMAVDARVPVRVLFTAPTVAGCAREVAQLTGSGSRRALVAGRRPDRIPLSPAQRRMWFLNRFDTESTAYNIPVAIRLTGDLDIAALGQAFTDVVVRHEILRTVYPQPGVGDSGAADPVQVILAPGHSDVPRLEVRTVGAAEVESAVLELVSTTFDVTAEVPVRAVLFRVADGEFVLAMVVDHISGDGYSGGPLTRDLASAYAARALGQAPDWSPLAVQYADYTVWQRALLGTEDQPGSMAAEQIAYWRWALADLPDQLELPRDRPRPAVQSFAGGRVELRIDARAHAALAGLARAEGATLFMVVHTALAVLLARLSGTDDIAIGTPIAGRGEAVLDDLIGMFVNTLVFRARVDAGVGFTELLARQRDIDVQAFAHADVPFERLVEVLNPVRSTARHPLFQVGLSFQNLAPARMELPGLTVAELATDRQLSQFDLHVIVADSYDEDGVPTGIGGFFTYATDLFDESTVQSFVERFVRVLDAVIADPQVPVGAIDLLAAEESARILTAWNDTAHQLNTATTLVVLLDETVAATPESTALVAADGTRITYGELDGRVNKVARYLISLGVGPESRVALAIRRSVDLVVAMYAVSKAGGAYVPVDPDQPAQRTDYILGTAAPVCVLTNADAGFGTSAAPVVLLDRLDLSAVDAAPITDGERIAPLRAEHAAYVIFTSGSTGRPKGVAVSHGAIVNQLVWKTAQFGLTVDDAVLLKTAATFDLSVWEFWSAAVCGGRLVIAAPDGHRDPAYLNELMTRAGVTTLHAVPSMLDALLTGRLPDSLRRVLAIGETLPAALARRFAAAAPEASLHNLYGPTEAAVSITSHQVGRFDEPVVPIGGPAWNSQVYVLDSRLRPVPVGVAGELYLAGVQLARGYFGRADLTADRFVANPFQPGARMYRTGDLVAWNADGELDYRGRTDFQVKIRGFRIELGEIDAVLAAHAEVDFAVTVGRENSAGATVLVSYVVAAPDRMIEPDRLIHWAARTLPSHMVPAAIVVLDDVPLTQVGKLDRAALPEPELGTRAYRAPTTALQTMVCEIFADVLCLDRIGLDDNFFELGGNSLIATKLTARLSEAVAQTIPVMWAFTAPTPAGIVAELRARGAEGAGADAAFDVLLPLRTSGTAEPLFCIHPIGGIAWSFAGLAAHLDADRPIYGLQSPALGSAAPLPDSIEDWARLYVKHIRAVQPAGPYHLLGWSLGGVLAHAMAVQLQDEGAQVALLGMMDSRLLDTAAESTLAGIEVTAPELLGGLLGDQAAEFGLDETVELTQLAQRLSTLPEPFASFGAARIERVVSAAIGSAALSAAYRARSFDGDVVYFTAAHDDPTGSVGAATWMAAVAGSVHNHPIATTHWRMTTDAALRRIAEVLHEWL